The following proteins come from a genomic window of Methanocella conradii HZ254:
- a CDS encoding glycosyltransferase family 39 protein, producing MYGGEKGEGLPNLHVSDRAYFIGSAMLLAIVIFGLVLVTSTLMESEWTTYDMQRFYAMAQVIVDGATPYLDYQDPKPPLIFFTLAVPTLLGQKLLGGLILVGISNFASALLLMAMAWRLYGRFSGLLAGLLFTLNVAWAQGYFVLTEPFALTFILLSTYALMFTENRWKYVLAGLSAGVGIGFKQYALFLIPLLLFFMYRRGELKKAPELLVGILIPLAIIFGAIFLAYGPTAGAASLYWSYGVAGTYLSESNMGDVTSYRATDPLILAANIIMAVTVFTSLLLFAAASVVRDGHLSPLEEYFVLASLLFAGTILIRQYLHYWILALPFLALLSTRPFRGP from the coding sequence ATGTACGGGGGCGAAAAGGGAGAAGGGCTACCTAACCTGCACGTATCGGACCGGGCGTACTTCATCGGCTCGGCCATGCTCTTAGCCATCGTCATCTTCGGCCTCGTCCTCGTGACCAGCACCCTAATGGAGAGCGAGTGGACTACCTATGATATGCAGCGGTTCTACGCCATGGCCCAGGTCATCGTGGACGGCGCCACCCCCTACCTGGACTATCAGGACCCCAAGCCTCCGCTCATCTTCTTCACCCTCGCCGTTCCAACGCTGCTCGGGCAAAAGCTCCTTGGAGGCTTAATTTTGGTAGGCATAAGTAATTTCGCCAGCGCTTTATTGTTGATGGCGATGGCCTGGAGGCTCTATGGCCGCTTCTCCGGACTGCTCGCCGGCCTCCTCTTCACCCTTAACGTGGCCTGGGCGCAGGGATACTTCGTGCTCACCGAGCCCTTCGCCCTAACATTTATACTGCTATCAACTTATGCTCTCATGTTCACAGAAAATAGGTGGAAATACGTGCTCGCCGGCCTGAGCGCGGGCGTCGGGATAGGGTTCAAGCAGTACGCCCTTTTCCTTATACCTTTGCTGCTCTTCTTCATGTACAGGAGGGGAGAATTGAAAAAGGCGCCGGAGCTTCTCGTCGGCATCCTGATCCCGCTGGCCATCATTTTCGGCGCCATATTCCTGGCCTACGGGCCTACGGCGGGCGCCGCCTCGCTCTACTGGAGCTATGGCGTGGCGGGCACCTACCTATCCGAGTCCAACATGGGCGACGTGACGAGCTACAGGGCGACGGACCCCCTCATCCTCGCCGCCAACATAATCATGGCCGTGACCGTGTTCACATCCCTCCTGCTCTTCGCCGCCGCAAGCGTGGTCAGAGATGGGCATCTCTCCCCCCTTGAAGAGTACTTCGTCCTCGCCTCTCTGCTCTTCGCTGGCACCATCTTGATAAGGCAGTACCTTCACTACTGGATTTTAGCCCTCCCCTTCCTGGCCCTCCTCTCCACCCGCCCCTTCCGCGGGCCTTAA
- a CDS encoding OapC/ArvC family zinc-ribbon domain-containing protein, with the protein MPHMCVECKHILESGELDLDRGCPVCGGKKFQYIRPARKDVRKLTVAEYVALAAMEEEQAPEKKETPKAPEKKEAPKAQDRVESVRILEKGRYDINLPVLLSRKELVMSKEEGVYIVDLPSAMKAPKKEKKKKK; encoded by the coding sequence ATGCCGCACATGTGCGTGGAGTGTAAGCATATCCTGGAGAGCGGCGAGCTCGACCTCGACAGGGGGTGTCCGGTGTGTGGGGGCAAGAAGTTTCAGTACATCAGGCCGGCCAGGAAGGACGTGAGGAAGCTCACGGTTGCCGAGTACGTGGCCCTTGCCGCCATGGAGGAAGAGCAGGCCCCGGAGAAAAAGGAGACGCCAAAGGCCCCGGAGAAAAAGGAGGCCCCCAAGGCCCAGGATCGCGTTGAGAGCGTCCGCATCCTCGAGAAGGGCAGGTACGACATCAACCTCCCGGTGCTGCTAAGCCGGAAGGAATTAGTCATGTCCAAAGAGGAAGGAGTCTACATCGTGGACCTTCCCTCAGCCATGAAGGCGCCTAAAAAGGAGAAGAAAAAGAAAAAGTAA
- a CDS encoding DUF2073 domain-containing protein: MGDVQINMISANKLQSMSTMDKIRLILDDVSKGRIVILEKGLDPREEAQLIEHTMLKIRDSQFYGIEIQSYPRSPSPWSILRRDGNRLTVIGPADRMKTVKRERDVIEAIIS, translated from the coding sequence ATGGGAGACGTCCAAATAAACATGATATCCGCCAATAAGCTGCAGTCGATGAGCACGATGGATAAGATACGCCTGATCCTTGATGACGTTTCTAAAGGGCGGATAGTCATACTTGAGAAGGGCCTCGACCCACGCGAGGAGGCGCAGCTCATCGAGCACACGATGCTGAAGATAAGGGATTCCCAGTTTTATGGCATCGAGATACAGAGCTATCCGCGTAGCCCGTCGCCCTGGAGCATCCTGAGGCGCGATGGCAACCGGCTGACGGTCATCGGCCCGGCGGACCGCATGAAAACGGTAAAGAGGGAGAGGGACGTAATAGAGGCCATAATCTCGTGA
- a CDS encoding Era-like GTP-binding protein, producing the protein MALLAELKESLSGWLGRVFKRKASRIGIYGPPNAGKTTLANRILMDFTGETIGAVSSIPHETRRVRRREGVTIKGDGYSVTLDIVDTPGLATKIDFHDFMSYGLAEDEAKRRAKEATEGVIEAIKWMDNLDGVLLVMDSTEDPYTQVNVTVVGNMEARRLPMLIVANKMDLPGASAERIKGAFPQHTVVPISALKGKNMELLYETIASRFG; encoded by the coding sequence ATGGCATTGTTAGCTGAGCTTAAGGAGAGCCTATCAGGCTGGCTTGGGCGGGTCTTCAAGAGGAAGGCCTCACGCATCGGCATATACGGGCCTCCTAACGCGGGCAAGACCACGCTGGCGAACAGGATATTGATGGACTTCACCGGGGAGACGATCGGGGCCGTGTCCAGCATCCCGCACGAGACGCGGCGGGTGCGCAGGCGTGAGGGCGTGACAATAAAGGGCGACGGCTACTCCGTGACGCTGGACATCGTGGACACGCCTGGCCTGGCCACGAAGATCGACTTTCACGACTTCATGTCCTACGGCCTTGCGGAGGATGAGGCCAAGAGGCGGGCGAAAGAGGCCACCGAGGGCGTCATAGAGGCCATAAAGTGGATGGACAACCTCGACGGCGTGCTCCTGGTCATGGACTCGACCGAGGACCCGTACACGCAGGTCAACGTAACCGTGGTGGGCAACATGGAGGCGCGGCGCCTGCCAATGCTGATAGTTGCCAACAAGATGGACCTGCCCGGGGCGTCCGCGGAGCGCATCAAGGGCGCTTTCCCACAGCACACGGTCGTGCCCATATCGGCGCTGAAGGGGAAGAACATGGAGCTGTTGTATGAGACTATAGCCAGCAGGTTCGGTTGA
- a CDS encoding CBS domain-containing protein has protein sequence METDLSVSDVMSRRLITADVSETADRLGRIMADAGVGCIIITKEGHPIGIVTERDLVVKIISKNRQPSKVKAQDIMSTPLITIPPDKSVELASREMARRRIRRLPVVQDRKLIGMVSDSDLILVSSELGEILRDIIRQNNPEGEFAVESEWEAEEKTPTVFVQGICEVCGNLAESLEYIDGAYVCTRCREELPLYQ, from the coding sequence ATGGAGACTGACCTATCGGTGAGCGACGTCATGTCGCGCAGGCTAATCACGGCCGACGTATCGGAAACTGCTGACAGGCTGGGCAGGATCATGGCCGATGCCGGGGTGGGTTGTATCATTATTACGAAGGAGGGGCATCCGATAGGCATAGTCACCGAGCGCGACCTCGTGGTGAAGATCATTTCTAAGAACAGGCAGCCGTCGAAGGTGAAGGCACAGGACATCATGTCCACCCCGCTGATAACCATACCCCCGGATAAAAGCGTAGAGCTCGCATCGCGGGAGATGGCCCGCCGAAGGATCAGAAGGCTTCCGGTCGTCCAGGATAGAAAGCTCATCGGGATGGTCTCAGACTCAGACCTCATCCTGGTCTCGTCGGAGCTCGGCGAAATCTTAAGAGACATCATAAGGCAGAACAACCCGGAGGGTGAGTTTGCCGTGGAGTCCGAGTGGGAGGCCGAGGAGAAGACCCCCACAGTGTTCGTCCAGGGCATATGCGAGGTGTGCGGGAACCTGGCAGAATCGCTGGAGTACATCGACGGGGCTTACGTGTGCACGAGATGCAGGGAAGAGCTCCCGCTCTACCAGTAG
- a CDS encoding CBS domain-containing protein: protein MKVGDIMSTNPQYIGPDEFVTHAREIMREYNYESLPVVENGRVVGMVTLQDIINVTSTRSDVTVTGYMRLTVPALSPETGLAKAASVIIGTDEGRVPVVDGNGRLVGMLSVKDIFKGLSELELEDVSVGSLMTREVVVCRPEDSVSKAWLNMINYGLTGFPVVGPKGEVIGMITREDVLKRGYARIERESDGRRTPTTVQKIMSTPAITVKEDDSVKKAAKIFMERDIGRVPVVKDGRLAGIIDRYDVIRTCRALQGVATG, encoded by the coding sequence GTGAAAGTCGGCGATATAATGTCAACAAATCCTCAGTATATTGGGCCTGACGAGTTCGTCACCCATGCCAGGGAGATCATGAGGGAGTACAACTATGAGAGCCTGCCAGTGGTGGAGAATGGCAGGGTGGTCGGCATGGTCACGCTGCAGGACATCATCAACGTGACCTCGACGAGGTCTGACGTGACCGTGACGGGCTACATGCGGCTCACGGTTCCGGCTTTGTCTCCCGAGACCGGGCTTGCTAAGGCCGCGTCCGTGATAATCGGCACTGACGAGGGGCGGGTGCCCGTGGTCGATGGCAACGGGAGGCTCGTCGGCATGCTCAGCGTCAAGGACATCTTCAAGGGGCTCTCCGAGCTGGAGCTGGAGGACGTCTCGGTGGGCAGCCTTATGACGAGGGAAGTGGTGGTCTGCAGGCCGGAGGACAGCGTGTCAAAGGCGTGGCTCAACATGATCAATTACGGCCTCACGGGCTTCCCGGTGGTCGGCCCGAAAGGCGAGGTCATCGGCATGATCACGAGGGAGGACGTACTAAAGAGGGGATATGCCCGCATCGAGCGGGAGAGCGATGGCAGGCGGACGCCCACGACAGTGCAGAAGATAATGTCCACGCCGGCCATCACCGTTAAAGAGGACGATTCGGTGAAGAAGGCGGCGAAGATTTTCATGGAGCGGGACATCGGGAGGGTCCCGGTGGTCAAGGATGGCAGGCTAGCCGGCATAATTGACAGGTATGACGTGATTCGGACCTGCAGGGCGCTGCAGGGGGTGGCCACAGGATGA
- a CDS encoding CBS domain-containing protein gives MSREGIKEFGENRRERRVNTGKFEHDLRESQTTKDLNFKQRLAEREGGVMAVAVRDVVTVPPTTTIMGAARTMVGYGYRRLPVADAGTKRIKGICTAVDIINFLGGGEKRKIIDRVYDGNMIVAINGPITEIMESEVVTIGDGASLEEAVKTMIEKSVGGVPIIGHEGVIVGIITERDIVRLMGDLVSGRKVGDIMSTRVTTAPPDMPIEAAAKAMISSGFRRLPVVADSYVCGIITATDIMRYLGKGEAFKKLVTGHVDEALSAPIGSIMKGEIVTVGPDQDLGETARIMRQNKIGSLPVIRDNELVGIITERDILVSMKGAVR, from the coding sequence ATGAGCAGGGAGGGCATAAAGGAGTTCGGCGAGAACAGGCGAGAGCGCAGGGTTAATACTGGAAAGTTCGAGCACGACCTCCGGGAGAGCCAGACCACTAAGGACTTGAACTTCAAGCAACGCCTGGCGGAGCGCGAGGGCGGCGTCATGGCTGTGGCCGTGAGGGACGTGGTCACGGTGCCGCCGACTACCACTATAATGGGGGCGGCCAGGACCATGGTGGGGTACGGGTACAGGCGGCTGCCGGTTGCGGACGCCGGCACGAAGAGGATAAAGGGCATCTGCACGGCTGTAGACATCATCAATTTCCTGGGAGGCGGTGAGAAGCGGAAGATCATCGACCGGGTATACGATGGCAACATGATCGTGGCGATTAACGGCCCCATCACCGAGATAATGGAGAGCGAAGTGGTCACGATAGGCGACGGCGCCTCGCTGGAGGAAGCGGTCAAGACGATGATAGAGAAGTCAGTGGGCGGGGTGCCCATAATAGGCCATGAGGGCGTCATCGTGGGGATAATCACCGAGCGAGACATCGTGAGGCTTATGGGCGACCTGGTTTCCGGCAGGAAGGTCGGGGATATAATGAGCACCCGTGTCACGACGGCGCCGCCGGACATGCCCATCGAGGCGGCGGCGAAGGCCATGATATCGAGCGGCTTCAGGAGGCTGCCCGTGGTGGCCGACAGCTACGTCTGCGGTATAATAACGGCCACGGATATAATGCGGTACCTGGGGAAGGGAGAGGCGTTCAAGAAGCTGGTCACGGGCCACGTCGACGAGGCATTATCTGCCCCCATAGGCAGCATAATGAAGGGAGAGATAGTCACCGTCGGGCCTGACCAGGACCTGGGCGAGACGGCGCGCATCATGCGCCAGAATAAGATAGGGTCGCTTCCTGTGATAAGGGATAACGAGCTCGTGGGAATCATCACAGAGCGAGACATACTCGTATCGATGAAAGGGGCGGTGAGATGA
- a CDS encoding CBS domain-containing protein — translation MTGASEIMSAPVYAVSPKDNVARARNLMLRYGVSRLVVAEGDDLKGIVTKKDIGKRLSQAEPQWRRRPIDQIPVDIVATHKVITAKPDAPVHDVASTMLSHGISGIVVYDKGILGIVTKHDMVKYFTLVGCPLRVGDMMSEKVVTVSRHHTINSVIEIMEENGVDRVIVRNGGPLTAYVGMITLDDLGFASMDFRDVKPIKEAHRAVRAGPKKLRGVREAMMVAEDVMSVPLVSVDKNAMAVEAAKTMLEHNYDMLPVIDGELLGEFSVESIIRWLSEALE, via the coding sequence ATGACCGGGGCCAGCGAGATAATGAGCGCGCCAGTGTACGCGGTCAGCCCTAAGGACAACGTGGCAAGGGCCAGGAACCTGATGTTGAGGTACGGGGTATCCCGCCTCGTGGTGGCGGAAGGGGACGACTTGAAGGGCATAGTCACGAAAAAGGACATCGGAAAGCGGCTCAGCCAGGCGGAGCCGCAGTGGCGAAGGCGCCCCATCGACCAGATACCGGTGGACATCGTGGCGACCCACAAAGTGATAACGGCTAAGCCGGACGCCCCGGTACATGACGTCGCCTCCACGATGCTGAGCCATGGCATATCCGGCATCGTAGTCTACGATAAGGGCATCCTCGGCATTGTGACCAAGCACGACATGGTGAAGTACTTCACTCTCGTCGGATGTCCTCTCAGGGTGGGTGACATGATGTCGGAGAAGGTGGTCACCGTGAGCAGGCATCATACTATCAACAGCGTCATCGAAATCATGGAAGAGAATGGCGTCGACCGGGTCATTGTCAGGAATGGGGGGCCTCTAACGGCTTACGTGGGCATGATTACCCTCGATGACCTGGGCTTCGCCAGCATGGATTTCCGGGATGTGAAGCCCATAAAGGAGGCGCACAGGGCGGTTCGCGCTGGCCCCAAGAAGCTCAGGGGCGTGAGGGAGGCGATGATGGTCGCCGAGGACGTGATGAGCGTGCCGCTGGTGTCAGTAGACAAGAACGCCATGGCGGTGGAGGCGGCGAAGACGATGCTGGAGCATAACTATGACATGCTTCCCGTCATCGACGGCGAGCTGCTGGGCGAGTTCAGCGTGGAAAGCATCATTAGATGGCTGTCGGAGGCCCTTGAATGA
- a CDS encoding CBS domain-containing protein, which translates to MKVKDIMSKARVVDKSARISDALDLMEKYHCRRLVVKNRDGVQGIVTLRSICGALGSRRKYNHPPSLFHVADALSDDYAIVGPEEDAGKALEALKGVGCVIVVDNNVAGQVTAKEVLAHFVPEGAVGVIMKSPIVAPPDARVSHIRKLMMEKGVSRVPIMDGDALVGMVSETDVANAMRSIKKHSPQSRQDNNVELLIAMDIMRTNVITATPETSLKDAAKLMVDKDIGALPVLDGQGRLVGIITRRDIVRAF; encoded by the coding sequence ATGAAGGTGAAGGATATAATGTCTAAGGCGCGCGTAGTGGACAAGTCAGCGCGCATATCCGATGCCCTCGACCTCATGGAAAAGTACCACTGCCGGCGCCTCGTGGTGAAGAACAGGGATGGTGTGCAGGGCATCGTCACGCTGCGGAGCATCTGCGGCGCCCTGGGGTCCAGGCGGAAGTATAACCATCCCCCGTCACTTTTCCACGTGGCGGACGCGCTGAGCGACGACTACGCCATCGTGGGGCCGGAGGAAGACGCGGGCAAGGCCCTGGAAGCCCTGAAGGGCGTGGGCTGCGTCATCGTGGTGGATAATAACGTGGCAGGCCAGGTCACCGCTAAAGAGGTGCTGGCGCATTTCGTCCCTGAGGGCGCCGTGGGCGTCATCATGAAGTCCCCCATCGTTGCTCCGCCCGACGCCAGGGTCTCACACATAAGGAAGCTTATGATGGAAAAAGGGGTAAGCCGCGTGCCCATCATGGACGGGGACGCTCTCGTGGGCATGGTTTCCGAGACCGACGTGGCGAACGCGATGCGCTCCATCAAGAAGCACTCCCCCCAGAGCCGGCAGGATAATAACGTTGAGCTTTTAATCGCCATGGACATCATGCGCACCAACGTGATCACGGCCACGCCTGAGACGTCTCTAAAGGATGCGGCGAAGCTCATGGTCGATAAGGATATTGGCGCCCTCCCGGTCCTCGATGGGCAGGGCCGCCTGGTGGGGATCATCACTAGAAGGGACATCGTTCGGGCGTTTTAG
- the tnpA gene encoding IS200/IS605 family transposase, whose amino-acid sequence MKQEHWISARGCVYNINYHMVWSTKYRRKVLDGAVRDRLIKLHEEIAKEKGIILQGQEVMPDHVHLIITAHPKYPPATIVKIFKGITAKVLFEEHQELRTKLHRGHLWNPSYYCGTMGDVTEDVIERYVEMQKTKGL is encoded by the coding sequence ATGAAGCAGGAACACTGGATAAGCGCACGAGGATGTGTCTACAACATCAACTATCATATGGTGTGGAGTACGAAATACCGGCGCAAGGTTCTCGATGGTGCAGTACGCGACCGGCTCATTAAGCTCCACGAGGAGATAGCCAAGGAGAAAGGCATCATACTACAGGGGCAGGAAGTCATGCCCGACCATGTGCACCTAATCATCACCGCTCATCCCAAGTACCCCCCTGCAACCATCGTCAAGATATTCAAGGGCATCACCGCCAAGGTACTCTTCGAGGAGCACCAGGAATTGCGGACGAAGTTGCACCGCGGCCACCTGTGGAACCCATCGTACTACTGCGGCACCATGGGCGACGTGACCGAGGATGTCATAGAGCGGTACGTGGAAATGCAGAAGACAAAGGGACTGTGA
- a CDS encoding zinc ribbon domain-containing protein, whose protein sequence is MEVRKTVRIPVHYRTTKSKIDRLDRLTARLTYCISLINGLVTANTKLDRPTLRKLVKESDVVEKAKLSSGFVDQCIDKVLWAWKSYRALHKEWEYRYNRALDRLESARDDEEKMRAETGLRKLEKKEPRTPRFEEKTSCRLDCRTGTIQRGENTFRLWMHVSTLVKGETMDVPMNPSYYHLKQLEGAMISDFEIIRKNGRYYAHVSTTRFVDDRITSSYGGVDQGLNRTLAIVLLPPTGDGVPREELMYDEKRNLLDKYDAIIASLQQAGKTRKLKQLRGKRNNVSVYRDWLLANKAAEYTAGYTIAIGNTRFRQAQYRGNGMPALRKRIGKWSYGRQRIFIAHKRAERGLSTMLVDERNTSNTCRCGSRLVARKYLDGASWLLCHSCGSKLDADLNAAYNIALRCRDDRLKVRMNAAENRTSA, encoded by the coding sequence ATGGAAGTCAGGAAGACGGTCAGGATACCTGTCCACTACAGGACGACGAAGAGCAAGATTGATAGGTTGGATAGGTTGACCGCTCGGCTGACGTATTGTATATCATTAATTAATGGTCTCGTCACCGCGAACACGAAACTCGACCGCCCCACCCTACGGAAGCTGGTCAAGGAGAGCGATGTCGTAGAGAAGGCAAAACTTTCTTCAGGCTTCGTTGACCAGTGTATCGACAAGGTTTTGTGGGCGTGGAAGTCGTATAGGGCACTCCACAAGGAGTGGGAGTACAGGTACAACAGGGCGTTGGACAGGCTCGAATCTGCGAGGGACGACGAGGAAAAGATGAGGGCGGAGACCGGACTGCGAAAGCTGGAAAAGAAGGAGCCGCGAACACCGAGGTTCGAGGAAAAGACTTCGTGTAGACTGGACTGCCGGACAGGCACCATCCAGCGCGGCGAGAACACCTTCCGGTTGTGGATGCATGTCAGCACGCTCGTGAAGGGGGAGACGATGGACGTTCCCATGAACCCTTCTTATTATCATCTCAAGCAACTCGAAGGAGCCATGATAAGCGACTTCGAGATAATACGGAAGAACGGCAGATACTACGCTCATGTATCCACGACGAGGTTCGTGGATGATAGAATAACAAGTTCCTATGGGGGCGTCGACCAGGGTTTGAACAGGACGCTGGCAATCGTATTGCTACCCCCAACTGGGGATGGCGTGCCCCGTGAAGAGCTAATGTACGACGAGAAGAGGAATCTGTTGGACAAGTACGACGCTATCATCGCGTCGCTACAACAAGCAGGGAAGACGAGGAAGCTCAAGCAGCTACGAGGCAAGAGGAACAACGTGTCCGTGTACCGCGATTGGCTATTGGCTAACAAGGCTGCCGAGTACACCGCCGGCTACACAATAGCCATCGGGAACACGAGGTTCAGGCAGGCGCAGTATCGTGGGAATGGGATGCCAGCGCTCCGAAAAAGAATAGGCAAATGGAGCTACGGCAGGCAGAGGATATTCATAGCCCATAAGCGGGCCGAACGCGGACTATCCACGATGCTCGTCGATGAGAGGAACACGTCGAACACGTGCCGTTGTGGGAGCAGGCTGGTCGCGAGGAAGTATCTTGACGGTGCTTCGTGGCTCCTGTGCCACTCCTGTGGCTCGAAGCTCGACGCGGACCTCAACGCGGCGTACAACATAGCTCTTCGATGCCGGGATGACAGGCTGAAAGTGCGGATGAACGCGGCGGAGAACCGCACGAGCGCATAA
- the glyA gene encoding serine hydroxymethyltransferase — MKPDVVKNPVASLKAKNADVQCVIDAVAGNQEFFKNALPMIASENITSPLVRQVLASDLGHRYAEGKVGHRFYQGCGFIDVIEAKAIELAKEVFRAPHVNVQPISGVNSNIAAFFALSRPGDVMLALAVPSGGHISHARYSAAGIRGLKIYAHPYDNSKMNIDTDKMLKEIKRLKPKIVMFGASLFLFPHPVREAREACDEVGASIVYDAAHVAGLIAGGRFQDPLREGADVVTASTHKTFPGPQGGIIMCQEKWAEEIDEAVFPGTVSNFHPHHKAGLAIALAEMKHFGRAYADQTIRNAQALASYLDEMGFSVLCKDQGYTMSHQVAVDVSRIGGGSLVAANLEKAYIIANKNLFPWDAEAGKDDPSGIRLGTQELTRLGMKEREMKEVARLIKRVAIDREEPEKVKKDVIHLKSQYQTVQYCFDGDGAYEFILR; from the coding sequence TTGAAGCCGGATGTTGTCAAAAACCCCGTAGCCTCTTTGAAAGCCAAAAACGCAGACGTGCAATGCGTCATCGACGCGGTGGCAGGCAACCAGGAATTCTTTAAGAACGCTTTGCCAATGATAGCCAGCGAGAACATCACAAGCCCTTTAGTGAGACAGGTGTTAGCCTCAGACCTGGGCCACCGATACGCAGAAGGCAAGGTAGGGCACCGATTCTACCAGGGCTGCGGCTTCATTGACGTCATCGAGGCAAAGGCCATCGAGCTCGCCAAAGAGGTCTTCAGGGCGCCCCACGTCAACGTCCAGCCCATATCCGGGGTAAACAGCAACATCGCGGCGTTCTTCGCCCTCTCCCGCCCGGGCGACGTCATGCTGGCGCTGGCGGTGCCGAGCGGCGGCCACATCAGCCATGCCAGGTACTCGGCGGCCGGCATAAGAGGCCTTAAAATTTATGCACATCCCTACGATAATAGCAAAATGAACATAGACACGGATAAGATGCTTAAGGAGATCAAGCGCCTTAAGCCAAAGATAGTCATGTTCGGGGCCAGCCTCTTCTTATTCCCCCATCCAGTCAGGGAGGCGAGGGAGGCCTGCGACGAGGTCGGGGCCTCCATAGTCTATGATGCTGCCCACGTTGCGGGGCTGATAGCGGGCGGCCGGTTCCAGGACCCTCTAAGGGAAGGCGCCGACGTGGTGACCGCGAGCACCCACAAGACCTTCCCGGGGCCGCAGGGCGGCATAATAATGTGCCAGGAAAAGTGGGCTGAGGAGATAGACGAGGCCGTGTTCCCGGGCACCGTGTCCAACTTCCATCCGCATCATAAGGCGGGCCTGGCCATCGCCCTCGCCGAGATGAAGCACTTCGGCAGGGCGTACGCGGACCAGACCATCCGGAACGCCCAGGCGCTCGCCTCGTACCTTGACGAGATGGGCTTCAGCGTGCTATGCAAGGACCAGGGCTACACGATGTCCCACCAGGTGGCCGTGGACGTCTCCAGGATAGGGGGAGGCAGCCTGGTCGCGGCGAACCTTGAAAAAGCCTATATCATAGCGAACAAGAACCTGTTCCCGTGGGACGCCGAGGCGGGCAAGGACGACCCGTCCGGGATAAGGCTCGGCACACAGGAGCTGACCAGGCTTGGCATGAAGGAGCGGGAGATGAAAGAGGTCGCGAGGCTCATAAAAAGGGTCGCGATAGACAGGGAGGAACCCGAAAAGGTTAAAAAGGATGTGATACACTTAAAGTCTCAGTATCAAACAGTACAGTACTGTTTTGATGGCGATGGTGCCTATGAGTTTATCCTCAGGTGA
- the serB gene encoding phosphoserine phosphatase SerB, whose translation MSLSSGDGSKPVIFFDMDSTVIDAEGIIELARAKGVGDYVAEVTARAMNGEIDFEHALRERVRLLRGLPMQKALEVAENIPLMPGAEKLMKELKSLGFRTVLISGGFTIIANRVGRRLGMDEVYANELVVDDGALTGEVMGPLTRQSSKKEVLEEICKSLNISPRDCIAVGDGSNDLCWKGVVGTFIAFNAKPVVQKAADLIVDGKNMESLIPVIKEEYIRHAKRTAGKETKIP comes from the coding sequence ATGAGTTTATCCTCAGGTGATGGATCGAAGCCTGTCATATTTTTCGATATGGATTCAACGGTCATCGATGCAGAGGGCATCATCGAGCTGGCACGGGCGAAGGGCGTGGGCGACTACGTGGCCGAAGTGACGGCGCGCGCCATGAACGGCGAGATCGACTTCGAGCACGCCCTCAGGGAGCGGGTGAGGCTCTTACGGGGCCTTCCCATGCAGAAGGCCCTAGAGGTGGCGGAGAACATACCGCTCATGCCCGGCGCCGAAAAGTTGATGAAGGAACTGAAGTCTTTAGGTTTTCGGACTGTCCTCATATCAGGCGGCTTCACGATTATCGCGAACCGCGTCGGCAGGCGGCTCGGCATGGACGAAGTCTATGCCAACGAGCTTGTCGTCGACGACGGGGCGCTCACCGGAGAGGTGATGGGGCCGCTGACGAGGCAGAGCTCAAAGAAGGAGGTTCTAGAAGAGATCTGCAAGAGTTTAAACATAAGCCCCCGCGATTGCATCGCCGTAGGCGACGGGTCGAACGACCTTTGCTGGAAGGGCGTTGTCGGCACCTTCATCGCCTTCAACGCGAAGCCCGTCGTCCAGAAGGCGGCCGATCTAATCGTGGACGGCAAAAACATGGAATCGCTGATTCCCGTGATAAAGGAGGAATACATTCGACATGCTAAAAGAACTGCAGGAAAAGAAACAAAAATACCTTAA